The Actinomycetes bacterium genome includes the window AGATCGGCCACTTCCATCCGTGGGATGGAAGCCTGCATATCGTGCTGGCGTCTGCACTGGCCGAGGCAGCGGTGGCGGCCGGCTGGGCCGAGGTGCACCCGGTCGCCCTTGCCGGGCTTGCGCCCAAGAACCGCGTCATGCTGTACGGCCCACGTGACCATCACGAGGTGGACACCATTTTCAGCCTGGTCGCTGCCGCTGTGCGTCGCGCCGGAGGGCGCGATGGTCCCGGGCACGCTGACGAATGAAGCAACACGAAGAGGACACCCGGCCCAGCCGCCCACAGGACTCCGCGCCCCGCCGGGCGACTCGGGGGTGATGCCCCGCTGGTGCAGCCCACGTACCGCTACCGGAATATCTCTGACCGGAAAATGACTACCTGGGTGGGCAGGCGGCAGCACCCGGCGCAGCGCAGCAGAGCCGGGTTGTGGGTGGCGGTGGGATGTAGTCGGCGCGGGGCCGGTCGGGCTATGCGGCGGGTTGCAGGGTGACGGTGTGGCCGAGGGCCTCGAGTTGGCGGACCAGGCTGCGGGTCTTGCGGCCCGTGTCGATGCGGCTGGTGTGGTAGTCGGCGCCCAGGTCGCGGAAGCGGGCGGTGGGGTCGGCGAGCAGGTGCCAGATGATGACCAGGATGGAGCGGGCGATAGCGACCAGCGCCTTGAGCTTGCCGCGGCGG containing:
- a CDS encoding luciferase family protein, coding for MSTTAVLPQRAGPRPRTTPWAPHIQQDQNAPADMQAALAQRVFALPDVEERPGTVAHPAERAIWLRDEVPVASADAFLGNREIGHFHPWDGSLHIVLASALAEAAVAAGWAEVHPVALAGLAPKNRVMLYGPRDHHEVDTIFSLVAAAVRRAGGRDGPGHADE